The genome window ACGCACAAACTTGTAGATCGGTACATTTAACTGTTCGCCGAACCCACAGGCGGGACTGCAAATTGGCCAGCGATCGTAGTTGAGCGCGTGGAACGATTCGTATTTAGTGACGCGAATCGGGTAAAGGTGGCACGAAATGGGTTTTTTCCAGTCGACTTTTCCGTCGTTATAGGCTTCTTCAATTCCGCATTTAAGAATACCCCGATCGTTCCAGGTGGCATAGACGCACTCCCGTCCGCTAACGGTGCTTGTCACGTAGCCACCGTCGCCATCGGGTTCGTAGCCACCCTGTTGCTCAATAACGCGAATACCTTCGGGCGAAAGATAGGGTTTCACATCGTTAAAAATCCGGTCCAGAATAGCCGGTTCATCCCCTTCGAGCGGAGCACCCATATCGCCCTCAACGCAACAGGCTCCTTTGCATTTGTCCAGGTTGCAGACGAAAAACTTTTCGGCAACATCGTCACTGATGCAGGTATTGTCAATCAGAATCATAGCAGTAACGCGGGTCAGAATCCGCTGTAATAGGTCAAACGCAGCGTTTGGCCGCGCCATCTGAAAACGTATTGTATCCGCAAAGCCGATCTTTGGATCGACTCCGCATGGGCGATCGTTTCAGTATGTAAAGATACACGCCTGCTGGCAAAGGTTCACCATGCCATCATCCATCAAATGATATCCGGTAGCCTGTTTTGTTGCGGTTGCGAAGCCGTCGGTGAATTAAAAAAAGCCACCCTACTCTGCGCAGAATGGCTTTTGTATCGAGAAACAAGTCAGAAATCGTACCTTATTTCTGGATTTTGATTCGCTGTCCTTCTTTGACTGTGTTATCGGTGAGGTTATTCCATGCCTGAATCTGCTCGATCGTTACACCGTATTGTTTTGAAATACGGAACATCGTTTCACCCTTGACCACGGTATGGTAGGTCACCGCTGATTTCGTCGGAGCGGCTTCACTCGTTTTTGAGGACTGTACCGCCCCACGACCCCCGGTCGATTTTACGATCAATTGCTGAC of Spirosoma agri contains these proteins:
- a CDS encoding DUF3109 family protein, with translation MILIDNTCISDDVAEKFFVCNLDKCKGACCVEGDMGAPLEGDEPAILDRIFNDVKPYLSPEGIRVIEQQGGYEPDGDGGYVTSTVSGRECVYATWNDRGILKCGIEEAYNDGKVDWKKPISCHLYPIRVTKYESFHALNYDRWPICSPACGFGEQLNVPIYKFVREALVRAYGEEWYGQLTKAIEEKE